A single window of Solenopsis invicta isolate M01_SB chromosome 3, UNIL_Sinv_3.0, whole genome shotgun sequence DNA harbors:
- the LOC105204285 gene encoding uncharacterized protein LOC105204285, producing MNMREKMQEEKNENTVLSEKLRQLLSNTNIRKPCKTSLHQNNETSDHKNVNDCDLLENQNFGVHQNFEKFIENSQLTSKKEIVSEHCPSSIDKLLSPSSSEKSNSSSELKRSTNPLQSLPFSAAGISSSFKNESSCSSKSKKADVSLIHLITTFHNEVKRELKELNRKLDFVLMNQEKLCRCILPSDKVIKRPTRFPLLPV from the exons ATGAACATGAGGGAAAAAATGcaggaagaaaaaaatgaaaataccgTGCTCTCTGAAAAACTTCGTCAGTTATTGTCGAATACAAATATTCGAAAACCTTGCAAAACATCCCTGCATCAAAATAACGAGACATCTGACCATAAAAATGTAAACGATTGTGATTTATTAGAAAATCAGAATTTTGGAGTccatcaaaattttgaaaagtttattgAAAATAGTCAATTGACTTCAAAGAAGGAAATTGTTTCTGAACATTGCCCATCTTCTATAGATAAACTTCTTTCGCCCAGCTCATCCGAAAAGAGTAATTCATCAAGTGAGTTGAAACGATCAACTAATCCTTTGCAAAGTCTACCATTTTCTGCTGCAGGCATAAGTTCATCTTTCAAGAATGAAAGCAGTTGTTCATCTAAGAGTAAGAAAGCAG ATGTTTCTCTTATACATCTCATCACAACATTTCATAATGAGGTAAAGAGAGAATTAAAAGAATTGAATAGGAAACTGGATTTTGTTTTAATGAATCAGGAGAAACTATGTAGATGCATACTTCCGAGTGACAAAGTTATTAAAAGACCGACAAGATTCCCTTTGCTTCCAGTTTAA